CCTTCCTCTGGCCGGTGCTCATGATCTCCGCCCCTTCCCTCCGGCCGCTGCCGCTGGAAATGAGCGTCTTCCAGAGCCAGGAGCCACCGGACTGGGGCCGGATCCTGGCCTTCGGAGTCCTGCTCGTCGCCCCGGTGCTGGTGATGTTCGCGGTCTTCCAGCGCTGGTTCGTGCAAGGCGTGGCGAGTTCCGTCGTCCGATGGTGAGCAGGCGATCAGGTCTCGGGGAGGGACTGCTCAGCCCAGATGATCTTGCCGGTCGGTGTCTGGCGGGTCCCCCAGCGATCGGTGAGCTGGGCGACGAGCAGCAGTCCGCGGCCCCCCTCGTCGAAGATTCGGGCCCGACGCGGATGCGGTGCGGTACTGCTGCCGTCGGCGACCTCGCAGATCAGTGACCGGTTCAGGATCAGCCGTAGTCGGATGGGGGCCTCGGCGTGCCGGATGGCATTGGTCACCAGCTCGCTGACAACCAGTTCCGTGACGAACGTGAGGTCCTCCAGTCCCCAGCCGGCCAGCTGGTCGGACGCCCGCTTGCGGGCGTCGGCGACGACGGAGGGGTCCAGGTCCAGCTCCCAGGTGGCGACCCGGTCGTCGCCGAGAGAGTGCGTACGCGCGATGAGCAGGGCGACGTCGTCGGTGGGGACGGAGGGGAGCAGTCGTTCGAGAACTGTGTCGCAGGTGCGTTCCAACGGCTGCCTGTGGTTACCGGACAGGACACGGCACAGTTCGTCGAGGTTGCCGGCCCGGGCGTCGATCAGGCCGTCGGTGTAGAAGGCGAGCAGGCTGCCTTCGGGCACTTCCATCTCGGTGGCCTCGAAGGGCAGGCCACCGATGCCGAGCCTGGGGCCTGCCGGAAAGTCGAGCAGATCGACGGTGCCGTCGCTCCGGACGAGCGCGGGCACCGGGCCGCCGGCGCGGGCGAAGGTGCAGTGGCGGGATATCGGGTCGTACACCGCGTAGAGGCAAGTGGCGGCCATTTCGCCGACGGCTTCCGGAAGGTCGGCTGTCTCGGTGATCTCATGGAGAGCGTCCCCCTGGTAGGGGGCTGCTCGCTCGTCGAGGCCCGTCATCTCGTTACGGTCGGCCCCGTCGCCGGGGCCCCGCTCGTCGAGGCCGGCCCGCGCTTCACCGCCGGCCGTCCGGTCGGGGGTGGCCGTCTTCGCGCGGTCGTCGTCCTTCGTGCTGATGCCCTCGGCGGCCAGGCGGATGACCAGGTCGTCCAGCTGGGTGAGGAGCTCGTCGGGGGCCTGATCGACATCGGCGAGGGTCCGCACCGCGATACGCAGCCGTCCCATGGCCGCCGACGCGTGGATACCGTGGCCGACGACATCGCCGACCACCAGGGCGACCCGGGCGCCGGACAGCGGAATCACGTCGAACCAGTCGCCGCCCATGCCGGCCTGGGAGCTGCCGGGAAGGTAGCGGGTGGCGACCTCCACGGCCTCCAGCTGCGGCAGCTGCCTCGGGAGGAGGCTGCGCTGCAGGGTGAGGACGGTGGAGCGCTCGCGGGTGTAGCGGCGGGCGTTGTCGACGCAGACAGCTGCCCTGGCCACCATTTCACCGGCCAGCACCAGGTCGTCCGACGTGAAGGGCTCGGGGCGCCGACGCGCGAAGACCGCTACGCCGAGAGTGGTGCCGCGGGCACGCACCGGTATCGCCATCACTTCGCGGATCCCGTAGTCGCGTACCCGGGCGGCCCTGGCCGGGTGCCCCCGGGCCCACCGGTCGAAGTCGTCGTCGCCTCGCCCACTCAGGACGGGTCGGCCCGAGACCAGGCAGCGGGCGGGCGGCGCGAAGTCCGGGTAGGTGTCCAACGCTCCCAGCACGACCGCGGCCTCGGGTGCGCCCTCGGTCATGGACCGGTGCGCGACCCGGCGCAGAGCCACTGTCCCGTCGACCGGGCCCGTAGGCGGCTCGCCGCCGTGCAGCACGGAATCGAGCAGATCGACACTGACGAAGTCTGCGACCCGGGGAACGGCCACCTCGGTCAGTTCGTCCGCCGTACGCGTCACGTCCAGCGTGGTACCGATCCGGGCGCTCGCCTCGTTGAGGACGGCGAGCCGCTGCCGCGCCACGAACTGCTCGGTGATGTCGCATCCCGCGGTGAACACTCCGCGCACCGTGCCGGTCCGATCTGTCACGGGCGACATGGTGACGGCCCACCAGGTCGGTTCCCGGGAATGAGACGTCGGAGCGGAGACCTCGTAACGGATCCCCTGGCCCGTCCGGGCCACTCCGCGCATCGTCTCAGTCACGTGTTCGGAGAAGGCGGAGGCGGAAAGGATGCCCTGCGCCCGGGCATCCCCGTACAGGTCCTCGATGACCTGTCCGAGCACCGTGTCGTCCTCCGCGAGGCCGAGCAGGCCGCGTGCCGCGGCGTTCATCCGCAGGATCCGCCCGTCGACGTCGTAGATCGCCAAGGTGAGCGGGGACAGCGCGAAAGCCCAATCCAGCAGGCGCGGATCGCCGTACGTGCTCAGCTGGGGATCGTCGTACGTGGCCGGCTGAGGGCCGTCGGCTGCGCTCTTGGCCGAGCGGGTGTGGACCAGAAACCACTGGGGCTGTCCGTCGGCGTCCGGCACCGACCATGCCCGCAGGTCCGCTTCCAGTCGGCGGCCGTCCCCGTGCCGCAGTGCCACCCTGCCGCTCCAGCTCCGGGAAACGGCCGCCTGCCGCAGGGCAGCCACGGGCGGGTCCCCGGCCAGCAGACGCGCGGCGGGGCGGCCGATCACATCGGAGGGCGCATAACCGAGCAGCTGCCGGGCACCGTCGCTCCACGCCGAGACCGTGCCGTGCGCATCGACGGCGGCCACGGCGTCCGTCATGTCGCCGAGGCCCTCGCCCCCGGCCTCGGGAGCGTCATAACTCGGATGCATGGCAACTCACCTCGCCGCCGGGTATGGGAGACGGTTTTCCGCACGCGGAACCGGTCATCTCGGGCACCGCCCTTTCCAGCGTAGGTCGCAGGAGGGAAGCACGACGGGTCCGGCCCGTGACGTCGTCCGCCGCCCCCGGCGGGCGGCTGGACGACGTCGCGGCCCAGGACTCACCCTTCGCCCTCATTCCCCTCGACCACGGAGGGCGGGAGGGCGACGGTCAGAGCGGCGCCGAGCGCCGGCGCCCAGACGCCGAGCGACGCGGGCAGGAGGTCCGGCTCGAAGGTGCAGTTCGGACGTTCGGCGAGCTTGGCCCTGATCGCGTCCACCATCCAGGGCAGCGCGGCGGACGCGATGTCGCCGCCCACCACCGCCGCCTGGGTGGGAAAGGCGGCGGCCAGGCTGTTCAGAACGATGCCCACAGCACGCCCGCTTTCGGTGAGCACGTCCACGGCGGTACGGTCGCCGTCCTCGGCGGCCTCGGTCACCGCGGCCACCCCGGACGGGCTCCAGGTGGAGCGAGCCCGGAACCGGCGGACGATGGCCTGGCCGCTGGCGAAGGTCTCCAGGCATCCCCGGCCACCGCAGCCCGGGCAGTGGGCACCGTCGGGCTCCACGGTGATGTGGCCGAACTCGCCGACGCGGTCGTCCGCACTCGCCAGGATCCGTCCCTGGAACGCGTAGGCACCGCCCACGCCGCCCCTGTGCAGCATGATGAAAAGTACGTTCTCCAAACCCTTCGCCGCGCCCAGCACGAGCTCGCCGTGCCCGAACGCCCGCGCGTCGTTGAGAATCTCCGTCGGGCATCCGACCCGGTACGCCAGCTCGTCCCGCAGCGGGTATCCGGCCCAGGGACCGACAAGGTTCATACTGCCCGCTCCGACGAGTCCGCTCTCGCGGTTCAGATCCCCTGGGACCGCCACCCCGAGCCCGTCCGCACGGTGTTCCCGGGTCGTCCGAGCCACGGCGTCGATGGCGTGCAGCAGCCCCGCCCGAGGAGTTCCGGCGCTGCCCTTCGCTTCGACCGAGTCCCCCACGATCAGCGCCCACCTCAACTCGTCGACACCCATCTCGACGCCGAGCCAGCGCTTCACTACGGGCTCCCCTCTTTGCCCACCGGCGCCTCGACGTCTGCGGACCGGCCGCGGACGGTAAGGCTGTGGCGGCCACCAGTCCCGAATCTTTTTATCATTACCCACCATATGGGTCGATAATCAGACACGCGCCCGAAATTCCGGGGAGGGAGGTGACGAGTGACCTTCCCACCACATGCCTCCGGCGTACCGGAGGGCGACCCGGGCCACTCTCGCGGCGTGCCGGAACCCGCGGCCCTCGCGCCGAACACCGTGGTCGTCGTACTGGACGCCACCGGCCGCATCAGACTGTGGAGCCAGTCAGCCCAGGACATGCTGGGCTGGACGGGGAAACGTGTCCTGGGTCGTCGCTTCGACCACCTCATGGACCCCAAGAGCCTTGACCCGAAAGCACGCTCCGACATCCTCACAGCGCTCCTGAGCTCCGAGTGCTGGAGCGGCCTCCTGCCCCTGCGGCACCGGGACGACCGGCCCATCCGGGTCCATGTGCGCTCGTCCCGCCTCCTCGATGGAGACGGGAGAGCGTTCGTCCACGCGTCACTCGCCGAGACGAGCCGGCCGGACCTGGAGGCGGCCGACTCGGCCGCGCTGGAGTCGTTCCTCGAATCGACCCCCCTGGGCGTCGCGATCTTCGACAACGACCTGAGGTGCGTCAGGGCCAACCAGGCCCTGGCCCGGCTCGACCACCATCCACTCGTGGACCACCTGGGCCACAGTGTGGACGAGGTGATCGACGAGCCTGTCGGCCTCTTGCTCCTCGAACTGCAACGCCAGGTGCTGAGAACCGGCCGCTCCATGATCGACATGACCTTGCCAGGACCGGGCGGGGAGGGGTTCTGTTCCGTATCCTGCAGTCGCCTGGCGGATACGGACCACAGGGTGATCGGCGTCGCCTGCACCATCACGGACGTCACGGAACGGCACCGGACCGCGAGAAAGAACGAACTCGTCCGCCAGCGTCTCTCGCTGCTCAACGATGTCGGCTCCCGCGTCGCCGACCTGCTCGACATCCCCAGGATCGCCGAGCGACTGGCCGGCACATTGGCCCCCGGGTTCAGCGACTACGCGGGGGTCGTCCTGCTCGAATCAGTGGTCACCGACGGTGAACTTCCCCGACATGCGCCCACCCACCGCACCCCCCTCATCCAGCTGGGCGTCGCCTGGACACAGCACAACCCCACGGTCGATCGCATGCTGCGGGTCGGCCAGTCCGTCAACGTCTCGGAGAACTCGGCCGCCGACGAGGCGCTGAGCAGCGGCCTCCCACAACTCCTCGACTCCCCCGAGCGGTTGCGGTCCGCCACCTACCCGGGTGACCCCAAAGTCCGGGCCGCGTTGGAGTTGGGCGTCCACTCGATGATGATGCTGCCGCTGCGCGCGGGAGGCATAGTGCTCGGCCTGCTGGTGGTGCACCGGGCGAACGACAGCCCCCCGTTCGACCATGCCGACCTGGGCTTCGCCATGAAGCTGGCCGACCGTGCCAGCACATCGCTGGACAACGCCCGCCTCTATACCCGCGAGCGCGCAGGCGCGCTCATGTTGCAGCGCGCGCTCATGCCCCAGCACATCCCCGAACCACCCGGAGTACACATCGCCTTCCGGTACGTCCCCGGCAGCGCCGGCAACGAGGCCGGTGGCGACTGGTTCGACGTCACACGGCTCGCCGGAGGACGGGTGGCTCTGGTCATCGGTGACGTCACCGGCCACGGTCTGCGCGCTGCTGCCACGATGGGCCTGCTACGTACCGCGGTACGCACCCTCTCCGTACTCGATCTCCCGCCCGCTCAACTGCTGCAGCACGTCGACGACATCGCCGCCGACCTGACTCATGACCCGGATGAGGCACTCATGGCGACGTGCGTCTACGCCGTGTACGACCCCTCGCTAAGGCGCTGCGTCATCGCGAGAGCCGGACATGTTCCGCCGGTGATGATCCAGCCGGAACCCACTGCTGACGGCAGCCGTAGCGTCCGGTTGCTGGACATGCCGTCCGGGGCCCCGCTCGGCGTCGGCGGTGTGAAGTTCGAGGAAGTGCAGTTCGACGTGCTCGACGGCTCGGTGCTCGCTCTCTACACCGACGGCCTCATCGAAGCCCGCGGCCAGGACATCAGCGACGGGCTCAAGCGCCTCTGCTCACAACTGGCCGAACCTCACGCCTCGCTGGAGGCGGCTTGCGACAGCGTCCTCAGCATCCTCGAACCGGGCGCCGAACAGGACGACGTGGCCCTGCTCCTGGCACAGCTTGTCGGGCTACCGGAAACCCCGAGATCTTCCTGAACGCCGCCGGCGTGACGGGTACCCAAGATCAATCTCGCATTCGGCCGCTGCACCGCTCTGTCCCAAGGCCGGAGAGTCCCGTGGGTTCACGGAAACCGAAGTCTCTTCAGTGCGAACCCACGGATCCACCGGTGTGCTTCAGCTCAGAGGATCCGTGGGTTCGGGTGTAACACGAGGATGCTGATTGAGCCGAAGAGCTTCCGCCAGAACGTCGGCGTCGACCTGTGCCGATGTCCTGTCGCCGTATTCGAGGATGTCGTACTCGTCGTCCAGGTTAGCGAGTTGTTCGACCAAGGGCAGTTCGTGCCCGAAGCGCTGGTGGATCCGAAAGACCAGCTCGCGTGGCGTCAGTTCGCCCGCCAGCATCCGGGCGGCAAGTGCCCGTGCGGCGGCTTCCTGTCCGGCAACGCTGCCCACTGGGTAGAAGGTGAGGCCCAGTTCGTCGAGTGCTGGGGAAAGGAGGTCGGGGACGTCGTAATCCGCCTCCGCGCGTGTGCATGCGGCCAGCATCCTCAGGGCGGGACTGTCGAGGCCGGCGAGGAGCGCATCGCAGGCGCCAGTGACGACATCGGTTGCACGGATCTCGCCCATGTTCCAGAGGGCGGCATGGTCCTGTAGGGCGAGTGCTGCTGCTTCGGTCGACGTCACTCGCCCATGATTCCCTTCATGGTGCGTCCCGGTCGAGCCGGTTTCATCAAAGTGGCTGTTCGGCGCTCTGTTCCAGCAGAGCTCGTGCGGAGTCCGCGTAGCGCATGGCGGTCTTCTCGTCGAGCCCGAACACCTCGGCGAGGTGGAGGGGCTCGGGCCCGTGGGTGAGGGCCTCTTCGAGCTGCCGGTCGACGCGGAGCCGCTCCAGCGTCGCGTCCTGTCCGCGCAGGGGCGCGCTGATCCAGTGGTTGCTGGCGCGGTTGGTCTTCGTCGCGGTCTGGTTGTTGATCAGCAGGTGGAGGTTGGCCGTGTTCGGCCACCGGCGTCGCCGGTGTTCCAGCCGGTCCAGCAACAGTTTCAGGGTGAGGTCATCAAGAGGGCGTGCTCGTCCGGCGATCGTCAGCCGACGGTTGCCGATGTCCACCGGCATGCCGACCGTCAGCCGCACAGGCCAGGCAGCCTGGGCAGGAGCTGGCGGGCTTGACGTAACCCTTCGGGAAGCGTGCCATCAGTTCACTCCGGCGGCAGCGACCGGCCGTCCCGGCGCTTGGGAATCACCGCCGGTGTGGCAGTCCCCGCGCCGACCGCCGCTCGTTCCATCTCCGTCTGCCCCGGGCGGCTGACCTTCTCCGGCTCGGGGATCAGCAGGTCGCCGATCTCGCAGCCAAGGACGACGCAAATGACGTCCAGGTCCTCCAACTTGAGCGAAACGGGCTGTCCTGACCACAGGCCGGACATCTTCCCCGCCGAGATCACCAACCCGTGCTCGGCCAGGGTTCCGCTGAAGCTCGGAAGCCTTCCAGACCCCTTTGTTCGCGGCGGTCAGCCGCAGGTTCCACCGCATCGGACCAGTCCTTCCAGCCGCTTCGCGGCCCGTTCCATCCCGGCGACCCAGGCGTCCTCGACCCGGGCCTGCTCTGCGTGGATGTATCGCATCGTGGTGGCGATCCACGAGTGTCCCAAAACCTCCTGGATCGCGAGCAAGTCCAGCCCACTTGGGTAGAGTTGGGACGACGCACAGAAATGTCGCAGGACGTGCGGCGTCAGCTTCTCGCCCCATCCGGGCAGGTGCACATTGGCCGCGTCCTTGAGCCCATTGCGCAGGGCGTCGTCGCCCACCCGGCGCGAGGACCTGTCGGCGTTCTCGCGTTCAGAGGGAAACAGCGGGGCGCCGGGGCGCGTGTGGTCGTCGTCGAACTGACCCCAGACGTCCTCGATGAACCACCGAAGTGTCCGGTCGGCGCCGTTGATCAGCGGCACCTTCCGCTCGCGCGGACCCGAGCCGCGGGCGCCCTTGCCGTGGCGGACGTGAAGCTTGCCGAAGCGGCCCAAGTCCCACTTGATGTCGTCCAGGTCGAGCCCGCATGCCTCGCTCACTCGCAGGCCGACCTGGGACAGCAACTTCGAGGCGGTGTAGTTCCTGGCGGTAGGGGCGAACTTGTGGCAGGTGGCCAGCTCACCGCCCCAGCCGGTGAAGAGCGTTCCGACCTCCGGCTCGCCCGGCGGGATACGCAGCTGGGCGTCCTTCGCGCCGCGCGGCTTGTTCATCTCGTCGATCGGGCACTCGATGACCCGGCCGGTCATCCGGTGGAGCTCGACCTTGTGCCGCAGCTCCAGGAACAGGAAGTACGTGGTCAGCGCCTGGGACCGGGCCAGCCGGGTCCCGCTCGGCGAGCCACGCAGTACCTTCCCGAAGTACGCGTCGTCGTCGGCCGGCTCCATGCCCCACAGCGGTCGGCCGAACGAGGTTCTGATCTGGTCCAGGTGCCCGACGTCCCAGCGGATCGTGCCGTCCGCCAAGCCCGCAGAGGCTCGTGCGAGGACGAACCCGGAGAGCGCGTCGGTCTCGAACTGCTCCAGCTCCTCCGCCGATGCGGGCGCCCAGTGCTCGCGCGGTACCAGCGACGCACCGCCCGTCTGACCGGTCAAGTCGAGGCTGTGGTCAAGGAGTTAGCGGGCCGGACCGGAGCACGCTTGCTGGCGATACTCGCGGTGGGCCTGTCGCGTCACACGGCCCCGCGCACCCTGGTGCGGATCCCGTTGGCCGCCGGGCGGGTGCCCCGCGTGATCGGTGCCGACGACTTCGCTCTGCCCCAGCGCCACCGCTACGCGACCGTAGTGATCGACGCCGAAACCCGAAAGGAAAGACCCCAGCTCGGGAGCCTGACCCCGGATTCGCCCTGGAGCTACGTTCGGTGATTCGAACCCGAGACCTACGCATTACGAGTCCATGAGGGATCGTGTTGCGTGATGCCGCGTCTTACTGCCGAGCGACGTTCAGCCTGATCAGAGCACATGCAGCCGGTTGTCCGGTGCTACCTCGTTCGACGTCGTCCAAAGGCGTCCGGCCACCGGGCGGCCACCGCGAGTACCACGGACACAAGCATTACCGCTTCCATGTGCCAGCCACGCAGGTTGTGTCAACCCTACAAGTCGCGGAGCGTTCGCGCTCCGGCGCTCGGCCTACGAAACGTGCTAGGAGGGGTCTGTCAAACGAGCGGCCCTGTCTCGCTTTCGGTGGTGACGGAGCGTTGTGATGGGTCGTTGACATTCATGTGAAGGATGTCAACGAGCTTGTGCAGACGGTCTTTTCGGGCCTGTCCCCGCTGGTCATCGAGGATGTAGTCGACGAAGGTGAGCGGATCGTGGTGCGGGCACGAACTCCGCAGGACACTGCAGTCTGCCCGGTGTGCGGGACCCCGTCGGAACGCGTGCACGGCTATCACTGGCGGACAGTCGCGGACGTGCCGGTCGATGAACGACGGGTGGTGGTCTGTGTGCGGGTGCGGCGTCTGGTGTGCCCCACCCGCGGCTGTCGCCACACCTTCCGCGAACAGGTACCCGGTGTCCTGGACCGCTACCAGCGGCGCACGACCCGCCTGACCAGGCAAGTCAAGGCCGTGGTCAAGGAGTTAGCGGGCCGGGCCGGGGCACGTCTGCTCGCGATATTGGCGGTGAGCCTGTCTCGTCACACGGCCCTGCGCGTCCTGCTGCGGATCCCGTTGCCTGCCGGGCGGGTGCCCCGTGTGATCGGCGTCGACGACTTCGCACTGCGCCGCCGGCACCGCTACGCCACCGTGATCATCGACGCCGAGACTCATGAGCGGATCGACGTGCTGCCCGGCCGCACGGCCGACACTCTGGAAGCGTGGCTGCGCGAGCATCCGGGCATCGAGATCGTATGCCGTGACGGCTCGGCCACCTACGCCGAGGCCATCCGCCGCGCCCTGCCCCACGCGGTCCAGGTCGCGGACCGGTGGCATATTTGGCACAACCTGTGCGAAGCAGCCCTCAGCGAGGTCAAGGCGCACAGCACCTGTTGGGCCACCGTGCTGGACGCACCCATCTACGACGGACCCCGCGCCCGCACCACCCTGGAACGCTGGAACCAGGTCCACGGCCTGCTCGACCAGGGCGTCGGCCTGCTCGAATGCGCCCGCCGTCTCCAACTGGCCCTGAACACCGTCAAACGCTACGCCCGAGCCGACCGGCCTGAACGCATGCTCCGCGTCCCCAAATACCGCGCCGGCCTCGTCGACCCCTACCGCGAACACCTGCGCAAACGACGGGCCGAGGACCCCGGCGTCCCGGTCAAGCACCTCTTCGAAGAGATCAAAGCCCTCGGCTTCACGGGCTGCCTGAACCTCCTGCACAAGTACATCAACCAGGGCCGCGCGGACGCCGACCGCAGCCATATCTCCCCGCGCAGGCTCGCCCGGATGCTGCTGACCAGGCCCGACAACCTCAAAGCCGATCAACACCAGCTCCTCGCCAAGCTCACCAACGCCTGCCCCGAGATGACACAACTGGCAACCGGCATCAGGGACTTCGCCCCGCTCCTTACGCCCCACGCCGACAACGCCGACGCGCTCACGGGCTGGATCGACCAAGTCCGAACAGCGGATCTACCCCATCTGCACTCCTTCACCCGCGGCCTGGAGCGAGACCTCGACGCCGTGACCGCCGGGTTCACACTTCCGTACAGCAACGGCCCCACCGAAGGCGTCAACACCAAGACCAAACGGATCGCACGACAGATGCACGGACGAGCAGGCTTCACCCTCCTCCGCCACCGCATCCTCCTCGGATAGCAGCACGCTCCGTCACCACCGAAAGAGAGACAGGGCCGAACGTTTTACAGTCCCCAAACCGCTGGAATCTCACCGTCCGGCAACTGCATACGTACTATGTGTTGGCGGGCGCCACACCAATTCTCGTCCACAATACGGGTGGGGAAGAGTGTGTTATTACGCTCAAGTACAAGAACGGTTGGTCGGCGGACCAAATTAATGCTGCTGATGCGAAAGTGGCTGCACTGAACGCGGCTGATAGGTTGGTGGTGAGCGATGCCGCGACCGCACGAGGTAGCACCAGTGCCGCCGAGTTGTGGCGGAACGCAGGCAATGTGACCGAGGAAGGCAAGGACATTGACCACGTGATTGACCTTCAGCTGGGCCGGGATAGACGACGTCAGCAATTTGTCACCTCTCGACTTTTCGGTTAATCGCAGCCTTGGTCCACAAATTGATCGACAAATCAGGAGACTGGGACTCCAAATCGGAGACGAAGTTGATTCTGTTCGCATCATCCCCCGACAATGACAGCTCGCAGCGATTGTGAATGGATGTTCCGATGAGCTCGACCCCTCAGCAAATCTCGAGGACGGTGCGCACTGACGCAGGCCTGTGCGCACTGTGGCAGACGGAGTACTTCACGGAGAAAGGCGAGCCCGATGACTGGGACGACTGGGCCTCGGATGATGAACTCCTGGTCCAGGCCATCTCTGCCGGGGCCCTGCTTCCCATCGGAGTGGGTGCAGACGGAGTCTTCGAGGTATTGATTCGCTGGAACTTTTCAGGATCGGGACTCACAGAGCGAGAAAGGCGATACGTTCTCGTCTCTTCCGAATCATACCTTTTGACCTCCCCGGGTGTGCTCTATATTGGCGGCCTTGAGGAAGCGGGCGACCTTCCGGGGCGGGACGTGAATCGGATCGAGGTGCCTGGTGGCCGATATTCGGCGACGGTTCATTTGATCGATTGGAGGGCCGAGACCGAATCAGCGGGGAAGGATGGTCGTCCATTGGAAGGTGCCCTGCCAGATTTCGTTGTCGAGATTCACGTCGAGGACGAGGCGGGTAAGGTTTATAGAATTAAACCCGCCACTTTTGATCGACCCTAAACCCCGGCAGAGATTGGCTGGCAGCTACGAATCGACGGGCTTCGGCACCGAAAGCGACCTGGCGGCCGCAGCGTACCCACGTTGAACTCATAGAGTCCGGTTGCACGGCGACCAGGGGTCCATGATCAGGGCAGTCCCGGTGAGGCAGCAGAACACCGTCAACTCGATGTCCACCGCGGACGCAGAGGGGCGCGCCCTCTTCTGCAGGTGAGCCTCCGCCAACTTGAAGTCACTGGTCAAAGGGCTGGTGTGATCGGCTCTCGGGGTACTCGTGCTGGTCGTGGGCGGGAGTTTGAGTAGTAGATCGTCTGTCGTCGTGCGGTGATCGAGGCGGGGGAGCAGTTCCTGACCAACCGGTCGGTGGTGGAAGCATTGAACTGATCGTTCAGTTCCCCCGCTGTCGGCGGACGGTTGTCTACGCTCCGGTACATGCTGGATCCCGAGCTGCTGGAGCGGATCGCCACACGGCGCGCGGAACTGGACGACCTCGAAGAGCAGCTGGTCAAACAGCTGGCGGGGGTGCGGGTCGAGCGTGATGAACTCGTCGTCGCCGAACGAGTCCTCGAGCGGGTGAGTGATCAGCTCGCTGACGATCGCGCCTCGGCTACGCCGTCTGGGCAGGTGGGCGGACAGGCGGTGATGCTGATTCCGCACCGCGCGCAGGATGTGGAGGAGACCATGCTCCCCCAGGACTACCAGCGCATCCTCGCTGTCGTGCGGCAGGCCGCCGGACCGGTCAAGGCCCGGCAGGTCGGCGAAGGCTTGGGGATCGATGTCAGCGTCCGGGCCAAGCTGGAACCGTTACGCGGGAAGCTGGTCCGACTCGTCGATCGCGGCTGGCTGCGGAAACTGCCCGACGGCCGGTTCACCACTCGCCTGTGACTCGGAACGCCGGCGCGCAAGGTGGTACTGCACGGGCCTAACCCGGTGGCCCCCGGCGGCCGTTGGAATGGTGGTCCACCCGCACCGTCAACCACCTCGCCGATCTGCTCAGGCGCCATCTGAAGGCGATTCGGTCCCGGTGGCGGATTCTGCCGCCGGGGAAGATCGCGGTGATCGTTCTGGCCGTGCTGCGTCACGACCAGCGCCTGGCCGACATGGCCGGCGGCAACGACGTGTCCGAGTCCACCGTCCGACGCTGGCGGGACGAGCTGATCGGCTTGCTCGCTGCCCAGGCTCCGCGCCTGGACCGCGCCCTGAAGAAGGTCGCCGGTCAGGGCGGGGAGGTGGTCCTGATTGACGGCACTCTCATCCGCACCCAGCGCCGCACCGGGAGAGCCGACCGGCGGAACTACTCCGGTAAGCATCGCAGCCACGGCCTGCACTTCCTCGCCCTGACCGACGAAAACGGCCGCCTGATCTGGATATCCGCCGCCCGCCCTGGCCGCACCCACGACAACACCGCCGCCCGCCACGATCACGTTCTGGCCAACCTGCACGCCGTTGGCCTTGGGGCGCTGGCCGACCTCGGCTTCCGCGGCCTGGACAACGACGTACGCGACCCGGTGGTCGTCACCGGCTTCCACGCCAGCCGCACCCACAAGCTGACCCCAGGCCAGAAGACCGCCAATTGCGTCCTCACCGTCGGACGTGCACCGGTCGAGCACGGTTTCGCCCACCTCAAGAACTGATTCTCACCAAGCTCCGTACCAACCCCGCCCGCGCGACCCGCCTCCTGCGTGCCCTACTCGTCCTGACAAATCTCGAAGTCAACCGCTGACAGGCAATCTTCTCCGCGGACCCCCGACCACAACCAGCACGAGCGT
This genomic interval from Streptomyces sp. B21-083 contains the following:
- a CDS encoding tyrosine-type recombinase/integrase, with the translated sequence MTGQTGGASLVPREHWAPASAEELEQFETDALSGFVLARASAGLADGTIRWDVGHLDQIRTSFGRPLWGMEPADDDAYFGKVLRGSPSGTRLARSQALTTYFLFLELRHKVELHRMTGRVIECPIDEMNKPRGAKDAQLRIPPGEPEVGTLFTGWGGELATCHKFAPTARNYTASKLLSQVGLRVSEACGLDLDDIKWDLGRFGKLHVRHGKGARGSGPRERKVPLINGADRTLRWFIEDVWGQFDDDHTRPGAPLFPSERENADRSSRRVGDDALRNGLKDAANVHLPGWGEKLTPHVLRHFCASSQLYPSGLDLLAIQEVLGHSWIATTMRYIHAEQARVEDAWVAGMERAAKRLEGLVRCGGTCG
- a CDS encoding ISL3 family transposase, whose protein sequence is MKDVNELVQTVFSGLSPLVIEDVVDEGERIVVRARTPQDTAVCPVCGTPSERVHGYHWRTVADVPVDERRVVVCVRVRRLVCPTRGCRHTFREQVPGVLDRYQRRTTRLTRQVKAVVKELAGRAGARLLAILAVSLSRHTALRVLLRIPLPAGRVPRVIGVDDFALRRRHRYATVIIDAETHERIDVLPGRTADTLEAWLREHPGIEIVCRDGSATYAEAIRRALPHAVQVADRWHIWHNLCEAALSEVKAHSTCWATVLDAPIYDGPRARTTLERWNQVHGLLDQGVGLLECARRLQLALNTVKRYARADRPERMLRVPKYRAGLVDPYREHLRKRRAEDPGVPVKHLFEEIKALGFTGCLNLLHKYINQGRADADRSHISPRRLARMLLTRPDNLKADQHQLLAKLTNACPEMTQLATGIRDFAPLLTPHADNADALTGWIDQVRTADLPHLHSFTRGLERDLDAVTAGFTLPYSNGPTEGVNTKTKRIARQMHGRAGFTLLRHRILLG
- a CDS encoding transposase family protein, which encodes MEWWSTRTVNHLADLLRRHLKAIRSRWRILPPGKIAVIVLAVLRHDQRLADMAGGNDVSESTVRRWRDELIGLLAAQAPRLDRALKKVAGQGGEVVLIDGTLIRTQRRTGRADRRNYSGKHRSHGLHFLALTDENGRLIWISAARPGRTHDNTAARHDHVLANLHAVGLGALADLGFRGLDNDVRDPVVVTGFHASRTHKLTPGQKTANCVLTVGRAPVEHGFAHLKN